Genomic window (Streptomyces yatensis):
GGGTGACCACGGTCGCCAGGACTTCGCCCGCGCGGCGTCCGGCCTCCCTGGCCAGCCGGATCGCGTCGGGGTCGCCCTTGGCGAGCAGCGCTTTGACGTCGGAGCCGGAGCGGGTTTCGGCGCCGAGGCCGGCCAGCTCCCGGGCCAGTGCCCCGCCGCTGGCCACGGCGGCCAGACAGCCGTGGGCACCGCACATGCACAGGGCGTCGGACCGGTCGTGGAGGCGGATATGGCCGATGTCGCCGGCGCCGCCGTCGATGCCGCGGTAGATGCTGTCGCTCACGACGACACCGGCGCCGATGCCGGTGGAGACCTTGACCAGGACGAAGGCCGAGCAGTCGCGGTGGTTGGCCTGGTGCTCGGCCAGCGCCATGAGGTTGGCGTCGTTGTCGACGAAGACGGAGACGGGACCGGCTTCCAGGCTGGGGCCCACATGCTCGGCGTAGGCCTTCTGCAGCCGTTCCCGGATGGGGTACTGGTCCCATCCGGGCATGATCGGCGGCTCGACGACCCGGCCCGTGTCCCAGTCGACGGGGCCGGGCACCGAGAGCCCGATGCCGCAGACGTCGGTGGCGTCGATGCCCGCCGCGGTGATCAGCTCCGGGAACCAGCGGGCCAGTTGGTCCAGGACCTCGTCCGGGCCCTGGTCGATGTGGAGCGGGCCGGTGTGCTCGGCGAGGAGGGTGCCCGCCAGGTCGAGGACCGCGGCCCGGGCGTGCCGGGTTTCGAGGTCGGCGGCGATGACCGCGGCGTGGGAGGGGTCGAAGACGAGCCGGTCGGACGGGCGGCCGCCGGTGGAGGTGCCGGTGGTGTGGCGCAGCCAGCCGGCCCGGTCGAGCAGGTCAAGGCGCTGCCCGACGGTCGATCGGGACAGCCCGGTGGCGCGTTGCAGATCGGCTCGGGTGTTGGCGCGGCCACTACGGATCAGCT
Coding sequences:
- a CDS encoding ROK family transcriptional regulator; translation: MTPNQVSAGELLQLIRSGRANTRADLQRATGLSRSTVGQRLDLLDRAGWLRHTTGTSTGGRPSDRLVFDPSHAAVIAADLETRHARAAVLDLAGTLLAEHTGPLHIDQGPDEVLDQLARWFPELITAAGIDATDVCGIGLSVPGPVDWDTGRVVEPPIMPGWDQYPIRERLQKAYAEHVGPSLEAGPVSVFVDNDANLMALAEHQANHRDCSAFVLVKVSTGIGAGVVVSDSIYRGIDGGAGDIGHIRLHDRSDALCMCGAHGCLAAVASGGALARELAGLGAETRSGSDVKALLAKGDPDAIRLAREAGRRAGEVLATVVTLLNPGVLMLAGDLAGAPFMTGVRELLYQRAIPRTTAHLQVVTSRLGDHAGVIGAAAMVVESLYAPACADERLNRVAQ